Within Runella rosea, the genomic segment TTGATGCTTTTTTTCTTAAATTTGCCATAAGCTTTACAATTAATAGCTGATTGTGAAATGATTAAGCCCTACTTCCGCGCCAACGGAGTAGGGTTTTGATTAAATAATACTTCAAGTGGTAATCCGAAATACTTAGAAAGGCTAACAGCTTCATCATAGGTTGGACGTTTTTTTCCTTCTACCAGTTGCCAGAATCGAATGCGGTTTATACCCACGTATGGATAAAATTTAGTTGTGGGCTGAAATTTCGTGAGGTACTTATCCTCAAAGGATTGTACAGCCGTTTGTAAGGGTGTTCCTAGCATAGACTTTAATGTTTTAGTTAATATTTACCACAAAATTTGTATTTATTAACCAATAAAACAAATATTAACACCAATATTTTGGTAAATTAACATAATATATTAGTATAGTATTACCATTAACTTTGTATTATGAACATTGAAACAAGAATTAAGGAGATAAGAGAATCAAAAAGGATAAAGCTTGCAGAAGTCGCTGCTGTGCTAGAAGTTGATGTGTCTAACTACTCCAAACTGGAAAAGAGAGGAAGTAAACTGTCTATTGAGCAGTTAGAAAAAATTGCAAAAGCTCTGGATGTCACGCTGATTGAAATTTTAAGCGGCAAACCTCAAAATTCGGAACCTTCCCAAAATGAAAAGGCTTTACAGAAACAAAACGAAGAATTAAAGAAACGGGTTGAAGGACTAGAGGACGCCTTGAAAGACAAAGAACTCATAAATAGAAACTTAACTGAAAAGTTAACAATCTGCGAAGAATACTTAAATGAGATTTTAGAAGGCTTATTTACAGACATTGCAATAGAAGAAAACCATTTTGGAACGCTAGTTTATTTAGACAACAACAACATTGTTAAAATTACAAACAAAGAGCTTGAGGAATTGTCAAGTGAGAAATTAGATGAAATATACAGCCACGATACAACTTATGAATTCTCAGACCATGAAATTGAAGAAACCATGAAAGAACTTTTTACCAATGAGAAACACAGAAAATTATCATCGTTAATTATGTGGACTGGAATGATAAAGGATGAGATGTTTGTTAAGTATTTTAAGAAATATATTGTTCATACAAATCCTACTGTACAGCAGATGATGCGAATGGTAAAATTTGAGAATAACCCGCTAGGAGTAAAAGGCTTTGATTCAAGAACTGGATTTGAGTTAGATTAAAGGCTAATTTTCGACCAATTTATAATTTCAATGAATGTATCGTAAGATACCAAAAATAGGTTGTACACCATAGGGTAAAACATGGGTTGAAATCTTAGAATGTTGGAGAAAGTAAAGCCTCAACAACAGTAATTGTACAGAAGAAACATGAAAATAAAATACGGTAGCTTAAAAAGAGGCAAGTAGTATGAGAGAAAACAACATTATGAATGCTGCACAAGGACTTTATGAGTTATACAAAGCTTTACCCAAAAAAGTACAACGGGAAATAAAAAAGCTAATTGCAAATGAT encodes:
- a CDS encoding helix-turn-helix domain-containing protein; translation: MNIETRIKEIRESKRIKLAEVAAVLEVDVSNYSKLEKRGSKLSIEQLEKIAKALDVTLIEILSGKPQNSEPSQNEKALQKQNEELKKRVEGLEDALKDKELINRNLTEKLTICEEYLNEILEGLFTDIAIEENHFGTLVYLDNNNIVKITNKELEELSSEKLDEIYSHDTTYEFSDHEIEETMKELFTNEKHRKLSSLIMWTGMIKDEMFVKYFKKYIVHTNPTVQQMMRMVKFENNPLGVKGFDSRTGFELD